TGGCCCTGAAGTAAGGTACATCTCCCAAAAGCTGCCTAACTCGCCTGGAGCTCCTTAAAGAGGCTTGCGAAGCTCATCGGAAGCTCGGTAATGAAAGTACGTTTAGTATGACGTGGCTTTTCCATCTAGCTACCTGTCTCCGACGTGACCTCTGCATGTTGGTTTTAACGAAGAAACAGTATTTACTTAAGAATAATCAACCATAAAAAATGCAAGTTCagcttttgtttttgccaattgaAAAGCTAAACCGTTATGTAGATAGTAAAAAAGAGAGTGTTTGGGGAAATAATTATTGTAATTTCAGGCACACTTCATTGAACAACCTTTAAAAAGTTCATTGGCTTCTTGTAATCTAAAGtatcttttcaaattccaGGTAATTGAAAATGGCGGTGTGTCCGGATCAGATAACGGGCTATCCTTGTCGAAAGCGACGACTCCTGGCCAACATCCCTCCCCTGACGCCAAGGCCGACCTTCCGAACCCGGCCTTCCGTGGGGCCAAGCATTTCCACCAATACTCATGACCATGATGATATTCCTCGCCCAGAAAGGGTACATGCATCTCCTTTCCATATGAATATAGAACCAAGGAACACTTATCCAATACAATTAAGACCGCAGCCCAGACCTCAGGTTCCCCAATATTGGCCTCAGCGAGTGCAACCAACCCGGCAAATGCCAACAGCCTATCACGAGTCTCAGTACCATGGACCGCCATCCCAACCCAATCGACAGGTCAATAAATGCAAAGTGGTCCGAAAGCTATCCGACAACACGTGGATCGAGATGTATGTTCCCTGGGACGGACATTCTTTGGAACAGGCATCCTATGCAATCAAAAACTTTGCGGAATCCTTGGAAAAGTCCTCCACTCAAAAACCGTGCCGTTGCCACAAACAGAGGAGTGCCGACCCTCCTCAGGAGACTTGCCCTCAGCCGCAAGCTTTCAAACGCAGTTCTCCTGAACCTCAACCTTTCACTAGAAGTCCATACCAGCCAAAAGCTCCCAGGAATAGCCTCCCTCAACCTCAATCTTTCACGGGAGGTCCCCCTCAACCCAATACTGCCAGGGTTAGTAGGGAACTTAGTCCTCCTCAAACGCAACTTCGCAAAGGAAGTCCACATCAACCCGATACTGATCAGTATAGCACACACCAACCGCAACCCCTTACAGGAATTCCACACCAACCCCAAATTGATCATTATGGCCCACTTGAACTCCAAGCCCCCAATTATACTGCCCCACAGTACCCGCTTCCTCCCAAGACCAATCCCCTGCCACCTGCTCGGTCCAAATTTACCTTTACGGAGGAAAACCATCAGGTCATCTGCTCCATTTGCCAAGCGCCCGCAGAGAGTTCGCATTTGAATTATGGCGCGTATTCGTGCTTCAGCTGTCGAGCCTTTTTCAGGCGCTCCGTTCAAATGGAACTGTATCCCAAGTTTTCTTGCCAATATGAACGCCAATGTGAAATAACGATCGGCAATAGAAACTTTTGCAGATGTTGCCGATttgaaaagtgtcaaaaaatgGGCATGAAAATATCGGCTGTTTTGAGTTTGGAGCAGAAACGGACTCGATTTCGGAAGTATCTGGGGCTGCGGCGCATGGATGAGATGAACAAAAGCGCCGAAATGAAAGTTGCCTTGAGGTCCTTCAGGAAGAAACCGAGTGCTGTGCATGAAAAAGACGCATTGCTGAATGAGGATAGTACCtaaaagaatgcaaaaagacaTGAATGAATTAGCCACTCTCTTCCACATCTAAGGCAAATTGAAGCTAAAAAAGCTAAATTTTAAACCTCGGATAATCTTCCAAGAGGACCAAATCCCAAAACCTTATCGCTCAAACCAGAACTTGAATCAAACCATATTGTTGGAAACACTGCCTCTAATTAAACCCGCAGTTAAATGCTGATATCTTTTCGcgatacattttgttacaaatATAAGTCGATAGCAATTTACGTATGTCCGTTAATACGTTATGGGTGCACATTGTAGGATGTACTACTAAGGGATTGAGGCATGTATCAATACGATCCCTAAGGAGGTCAGGTGTATTAGATCCaccaaaaaagtaaatgaatcTTGTCCTTTTATCTTTCCATGGCAAATTGGAATAAGAAAAGGCTCAGGAGCTCTTTTCCAGATCCTGTAATTCGGATTCCACACACTTTCAAGGATTGACTGATGTTGATTTTAATCTCATACTGATCAGTATGGtggatttgaatgattttgatttcacGAGGTGATTTAATCCGGTTTTTCTCCAATCAATAAAGTCTAAACGTATCACATGTGGAAAGAGAATTTCGCCTACTTCTACGTATTCTCTTCATCTGAACTATGAAGTCATGATTAAAGAGTACTATGATATTTCAAAGAATAACATATTCtaaacacattttgcaaagcatttttgttgctttttctgATCTTTTTACAAATGCACGCTGGTTCTAATTTACAGCTCATTCCTATCACGATATGTGCTGAAGAAGACTCATTATCTACGTTAAGGTATTTTTGTTTAACAACATCCACaacaaaatcaatttaaaGTCgcttttgagcaaaaagtcACAAATTATGCCATTGCCTCATATCATTATCCTGAAGCAGAATGGGcatgaaaacttgaaattatGGAGGAATACGTTTGTATATGAGGAACATGAATaattttcattgcaattttcttCCTCCACCTACCTGACGAGAAAGGAATCTGGATTTTCCAATGGTTCGAGAATTTAAAGTTGCAGCTTGCAAACGTCCTTGCCATAACCGGTGTGAAAGTGATCCTCTGAATATTGCACAATTCTTGGGGTGACACTTTAATTGATTACATATTGACAATTTTGCTTAATTTCTTATTAATGGTTTTAAAAGCGTTTGTGTATGTAATAACGGCAAGAGGGAAATAGAAGAGATTtagtccaagaaaaaaaaaattaaatagCATTACTTCCGGAAATGACTATTCAATCCTTAGCAGCCAAACTAACTCGTTTTTCCATTCTGTACTGATGATGCTCAAATAAAGCGTTCCTTAGCAATTTGTTAAGTTGAGGTTACCAAACAACATATTTCAGATTATTTTAAGGACACTGTCACTTTTTCCCGAGTTGGATAAACTGGTTTAGTTAAAACACTTggtgaaattgaattaaccACCCAATGACGAGAAGGGTTAGGAAGTAGGTTTAAATCAAAGAGCTATGTAACGACAAGGACAGGTTTTGCCTATCCGCCGTACCAAAAGTCAACTGTCAAATAATGGCTCCACAAACATTGAGCGATCTACAATTACTGCTGATTTCATGCACGTTATTATCGTAAATATTGCTTGCTGTACCCATAACACGGTGCAGTTCTTAGCATTCGTTTCGTGATAACTGTCACGCTAACCCACATTCTTCAATAATGTGTGTCCTAGATCATTTCGTGCGTTGGCCACGGTTTTGATTATGGATCTATCCACTTCCATGAAATCCGTTTTCATAATCGCTCAGATTTCGGTAGGATTTAAGCACGGTTATCCAACTTATTGACCATATATAGCAGATCATTGAGGCACTTTAGAGTCATGAGTTAGATCACATAGTCTttcattttgccaaggcctggacaaaggacctagaaataatctactcttgggtaactgagagtaatatggccccgaacggaatgaaattccgcttaatgacctttgggtcaacttctttgaatactccacttgtagataatggaggtaaagatattgagcaggtctcatctatgaaagactTAAGTGTAGTCATCCGAAagaatggaaagttcgatgagcatatccagtttaagatgggtaaagcttttcaaatgtgtggctgGCTATATCGCGCGTCTAAGTTCAGAGATAGTACTTTCAGCCACaccttgaatatgcttcacccctttgggctccaattagttcaacaggtttgcaaaaggtcaaaaaagtccaaagatgtttcactaggaacatcacaggaatgagagagcacTCGTaatgggagaggttagaaaggttgggattgttcagagttcagagaaggtacgaaaggtatctcatactgtacgtcttcaaaagtatccattagctttgtcccaacccaggatttggaatccaggctagttcgaacaatgaagtccacttgcTCTAAGAGTGTTGGCCAACATGAGTAAGAGTTCTCTTACCCCCTCACCTCGGGTTTTAGGGGTTCTCCAATCTAATTCCGATGGACTGGAGCTTTGCTTGGGCTCCCCTTCATACTCGCAAGTGGCGAAAAAGAATAGCGGGTCTGGCCGTGCAGGAAAAGGCTCCCGCTATCCTGCCCTAGTTCTTGATTTTCTATCAAGTGTGGAGAGCGAGATTGCAAGTGCCAATGTGGTCGCAGATTTTGGCTTTGACAAATTAGGGATATGTAAGGAGGAAATTCTTGGCATCTTTGGTGTTGGCAAACGTCACAACTCCATACGCATTCTCACTCGAAATGAGGTGATTGTTAGCGAGAGGTTTCGTTCGACCGAGGAATTCGAAAAGATGTATGGTCAAGTACGATGGGAATGTTCGATCAGAGGAGGGATCAGAGACTCTGTTCTGAGGTTCCTCGACATTCCAACCGCGGTGTCGAAAGAAGCCCTAGGACATGCGATCACTGCTTTCGCTACAACTCATTCTGCAGTAATGGAAGAGAGATttatggaaaaagaaaactcaAGGTTGGCTAGAATTTGGAATGGGAACGCCAGGGTATACGTACAGGTCAAAGGACCGGTCCCTGACTTTATCGAAGTGGACACGTGGATTGTACATCTAAACCAGTTAGTCAAAACATCCCAAGAGATAATGGTGTGGTGGTTCGACCTGAGGATGATAAGGCAAAAGAAGTTGATGAGTTGGTTGAAGTTTCCGCACATCTTACTAGCGGCGAGAAAAACACAGAAGAACGGAAAAGAATTCCAACAAATGATATTAGCGGTACGAGTGACGAACCTGAAGAAGACATGACACAAGGAACTGATACCTATGGAGATACAGACTACCAAGAGAAGCATGATAAAGGGACCATAAACACAGGCATTCACAATGGACAAACTATCATTCCGAATAGAGCGACCAAGGAACATAACATGAAATTGAGGCCAAACTCCGTCAGTCATGCCAAAGACGACCAAATCGAGACAATTAAGATGGAATTTCCTTTGCATTGTCTAAAGGACAACTTGACATAACATTACCATGGATACACTAAAGACAATCTATATCAACGCAAGAAGCATTCTTAATAAGCTCACACAATTGCAAGTGATGATGTTAACAGAAAACCCTGATATAATATGCGTGTCTGAGACCTGGTTGAACAAGAATATTCGGAACTATAACCGAAGAGTTTCTGATGAATGGAAATCGTGTCGTTGCCCGTAAAGATCGCTTGGATACCAAGTGTGGAAAAGGTGGAGGGGTTCTAATACTTACCAGAAACATTTCCACAATTCAATTAGATGTCTGCGTTGATAGAGTTTGTGGAATTCGTCTGGAAACAATGTCTCTATTTTGCACTTACCTCTCGCCTAACGCAAGCTGTGACGACAGGGAAAGTCTAATGCGTTCCTGGAATCCATTAATGAGCCGTCTACATTGATTGGGGACTTCAATTATCCCAGCATTGATTGGAACTTGTGCTCTGGTCAATCTCATCCGGATAATGCATTTGTGGAATCCATACATCAAAGCTACCTTATTCAATCAGTTCACCATCGCACTCACGTGGCGGGGAACATTTTGGATTTGGTATTGACAAATGCAGATGAACTTATAATGCATCTGACTCTGCGTGATGACTTAACAGTAAGTGACCATTTCCCACTTGAAGTTGGCCTTCTGAAACAAAAACGTTTTGAAACGAGAACGGAACATGCACATGATTACTCAAAGGGAACTTCCCCGGTTTTTGCGACTACTTAAGTGGAATCAATTGGGAGGAAGCAATCCAAATTTGCTCAGTGGATCAGGCGTGGCTGCTCTTAAAGCAACATATAAAGATAGGCAAGGATCTCTGTATACCTTCTCGAAGAAGGAGATGCGTTAATAGGCCTCCTTGGTTAAGACGTGGGCTTCTTCTTGACATTCgaaagaagaggagaatgTGGCTGAAGGCAAAGTAATCTGGCCTAGCACAGGACCAAGAAACGTTTCGTaccatgaaaaaagaaatctgcaAAGGAGTGAGACAAGCTAAAATCAACTACGAAGAGGACCTAACGAGAAACGCCATCTGAAATCTTTCTACGGATACATTCGGGAAGCTTCTCGGGCCACAAGACAAGTTGGACCTCTCATAGACTCTTCAGGAGCGTTGCAACCAAATCCGACCAGAATGTTGGAAATGTTAAATGAGCATTTTACCACACTCGTATCCACCCCCATTAACAGATCATGTGGTTATGAAACCACAGGGTCCTCTAATAAATCTAGTgaaatcttcttcaaaaacgCCGATGTGCTTCGAATCATTGCGAGGCAAAAGGGCTCACCGTCTGCTGGGCCGGATGGTATTCCTATGGTGGTCTTGAAAAGGCTTGGTGGAGCGGTTGCAAGACCCCTGACTCTGCTATACAATAAGTCTATGACATGTGGGATTGTTCCACGTGAAtggaaaatggccaatgtACGAGTATATTCCCTTTTCAAAGGAGGCGATACTCGTGGTATCAAGAAATATCGCCCAATTTCACTCACTTCGTCTGTGTGCAAAATCATGGAACGACTCATAAAAGATTACATCACTGACTATCTTGAGCAATCGAGCATGCTTGAAATTGCTCAGCACGGATTTAGATCAGGCCGATCTTGCCTAACAAATCTTTTAGAATACCATGAACAAGTTTCAGCGGCAATGGATAAGGGGTGGGCGGTAGCCACCGTCTACTTAGACCTGTCTCAGGCCTTCGATCGCGTGAACCATGAACTTCTAGTGCGAAAACTCAATAGGCTTGGCTTGGGTGGCTTGGTCGGAGCTTGGATTAAGGATTGGCTCTTGGACCGAGGTCAAAGGGTCATTCTTGATGGTATGGCATCATCGTGGTCCAAGTTATGCctgggtgtccctcaggggAGTGTGCTTGGCCCTCTTCTATTTACAATTTTCGTGGGAGATCTAAGAGTTACTAACGATCGGACGTCTGTCATCAAATTTGCAGATGATACAAAGTTAAGCCGATTCATCAGAGACGAGAGTGATCATTTGGCCCTACAAAGGGATATTGATGAGTTTATGTGTTGGGCAAATGATAACTCCATGCTGTTCAATGCCTCCAAGACGAAGGTGATGCGCTTTGGCAAAGCAAATGTTCCTTTACTTTATGAAATGGACAATATACCGTTGCAGTGTGTTCGTAGACACAAGAACCTTGGAGTGACCGTTGATTGTGAGCTCAAGTTTTCGGATCATTGTGCTCAGATTGCAGCTGAGGCGAGGAGAGTCTGTGGATCACTACGCCAAAAATTTAAAACTAAGGACCCTAAGCTTGTCACCCGTCTCTTTATCACATATGTCAGGCCTCGTTTAGAGTCCTGCTCTCAGATTTGGAATCCCTGCCTGAAAAAAGACATTCTCCTCATTGAATcggttcagagaaggtttaCGAGATTTCTCTGTCCAAATCTAAGCTACTCCAATCGGCTGCGGCACCTTGATATGGTTGGCTTGGATACCCGACGGCATCGCTTTGATGCGACTCTAATGTGGAAGATCTTGAATGGTGtgatgatcattgaaaagaaaatgatgcccCGTTTTCTCGACCATCTGAGGGATGATGGAGTCgccaaaacaagaagagcTGAGGTCCTATACCTCAGACGGCCACCCTTTCGGACCCGACCTAGAGaaagttctttctttgttcgGAGTATTCCAATCTGGAACTCTCTCTCTTATGTTCTACGAACAAGTCGGAACCTACGAGTTTTGCGGGAATTATTGCCTAAAGAAATAACAGATGACAATTAGTGACTGGTGAAAGGAAGTGTACTCTGGCttgcttcctcttcttcatttccttcatcttcttttatatatctttttacaatattgatacataccaatactctttatactcaccaatggtgatttgagtggtacccacaataaacaatcaacaataaataaacatctcttctttctcgggctccttcattgtttaatttgcttccctctaatattcgttgggaattcgtaggccttgttgatccggttgcatctttcaagtcagacttgaaattttttttagatagcattccggatcaaccctacattcaaggattaggTTAgcctgccaactcaaattcgttgttagACCCAACATCATTTAAGgatgaaaagtaataaaaagaagaattaGTGCCTTTCACTTGAATAGTGCTGGGGACTGCATTCTTTATaggggttagaaaagcccgtgaaaaacaaaacaaaaaaggcgaAACTGTCAGACAGATGACATAGAGGGCAAACTCAATAGTTTTAAAAACTCAAATTTAAGTCTCGTCGAGGCTCAGCGTctacttttttttagattaagcattttgattcaattaaaAAGTAAAACCGAGGTTTCAAAGCGCCAATGTATTGTctaaacattttgttttttgttggtttcttCGGAGTTCGAGGACAgtctctcgctcggcctgtcCCAActaagggatattcccgctctgTTGTCACAACCAAACGTGCAATatcaattattacctcaccttcgggaatgatcgcaggttcgcccatttaagtttttaaggcagcaacttatgttgtaatttaaatactgcaaagaagcttcGACTCGGttagcctgggatcaaaccaggattcgcaaaatggaaagtggatgctctaccaatacggcaCCGCAGCTAGCATTATCGTAACATGTATGATTGTCATAGGAAACATTAAAAAAGCTCTGGAGTATCGGAGAGCTGCCCtttgacttcgtaacaaacaaaagcTTTGGAGTCTCGGTCACATTTTCGAAGCGAGTCAACATGAAAGGGTGGCGGAAAAATTagactttgaaaaatataacCAAATGGTTACTCACTGATGGACACTACCtactaaccttgccagcccgatggtgagggaCTCGGTTTTGCttagaaaatgcgtccatgcattgatggcatattggggcacgcagaggtattatcgcttgaggaacttggtgtaggtggcatcggcggatttgacggcggattgggcggaattggaaagccaaaggtgtaggccgtagagaaaaattggggtgacgtagagCCGGAaaagttgaaggactattgggaggggaatATTCCTCATGGGAAGGCTCgtgcatatgtatccgatctTAGCCCTGGTCTTAGCTATtttggatttgaggtgattggtgaagaAGAGTTGGGTGTAGATGGTGAAACCGTTATAGTTAAAGCTATTGACGATTtatggtattgacttgaaagccGTTCTCTTTGCAATAACCATGGAGCGCATTGATGGCGCTTTACAAGTccatggctgaatcagccaagagaaccaggtcgtctgcatattgtagATATTGAACTGGAAATTGGTTGATGTAGGGGgcttggtgtgtgagggctttgggcaggtcggatacataaagattaaaaagaattggcgatagtggatccccctgcggaaggccaacggAAGTGAAATAACAGGGAGATAGATCCTGACCAAAACGAATGGAccatctgagtcccgcatagatgttggacaacaGAACACAATTTGAAGGCGGAACTCCCCatagttggagtttgaggaataactgcgttcggtccaccctatcaaatgctttgaagaaatccacaaagcatctGTATACTCTCCccttgttgctgatgttagaatgcacaatttcttagaggagagtagctgccgaggtggtagagcagcttctccggaaaccgaattggaaccaCGGAAGGAGATCCCTAACCTCGGCCAATCTGGAGAAGCGAACAACTAGTAaggtgaacatcatcttcaagaagggatTTTCCAGGGCAATGTTCCGATGATTGTCTGAAATGTCCCTGGGCtctttcttatggatgaagattatagctgactccatccactctggtgggaagaaggaagaatggagggcgagcctgaaaagatcttggaggagtggcagggcttgggtccggagaagtgacagttggaaaggagagaccccggatgttgatggggctttgctcttcatcttcttgaaggccacgtctaTCTCGGGTTctgtgaagggctgcaaaagtgggtggtgttcttctgggcagccctggacctcctccactactgttttcGATGTTGATGAAAACAGTTATTTGCAGTTGAGGAAGACTTTACTCACGGGAATatccgagttggtggcgggctttttggcacgtctGTTCAAGCTCGCCATCCGGGACtaggccgatgaagagagcaggcCCTCCACTTCAACCTTTCGTTTACTGACTcagcgctcctcagagacttgtggtATGTGGTCGATTGCTCAGGCTGACGAGAATAAGGTTGATGAAGACATGGTCAGAATCCAAACATGACTGGCTTTATTTCGTTTCCCCAACAAACAGTTGCACCTCTCCACGTGAAACCTTTGGATGGCTGCGACAAACATGGAACATCTCCCTTCCCCAATTGGAACGTGTCCCCCCATTACTTGTTTGAAGTTTCGTGCTCTTCAAGTCGTGTTCTGACGTCATACAGGTAGGCATGAACGATGAAGGAGCCAtcagaaaacaaaaaaaattcacatgacaaaaaatgataacaaagaaaaagaaacgttGTAAAAATCACTGTTGATCAACTGCGACCATCATTTATAGCAAGTAATTTTCTCcacccatagataacttcatacaTAGATCGAtttcgtttcagctgtcgctgggtgtcaaaaagttccgttCGTATTCAAAATTCTTAGGGCAACTAgggtacaaatctgaatcgttgacagTGCGTGCAAATTCTAAGCTGAAACGTTGAAGgggcaattttcatccatgtggtggaaacacttaactgaaacccaaggaacaagcctgggttcaggctgacctcgaGAGGTGCCGGAATTATCTCGATAACGTAAAGGTGTAATTACGTCGCccaaattgaagcaaattgttgggagattgaaacgaaattctgaatgcctcattattgcgttgcaatttcggatacattttgctacaCTTTCGGGATGcattgctaaacaagggcaattaatagaatatgtgatttgctctgctaatgtcccaatcttttgaacatgtaacgtgtgttatgcccaaaaagcatgtttttattatcctaccgctctttctacatgcatatttgtaagaatcaCAAGAAAGTAAAAGAAAGCAAGACTAACGAACGATTCATGGCCTAAAGGGGAGATTTCACTAAGTGTGATTGTCACTTGCCACTCAGTGTCAGCTGACCCAAAATTTTGCTCATCCAGCACAACTCCTGTGGAGCTggagcattctagttatttggttttctatgcctCCACCGTTGATAAGAGCAAACAAAAGGCTAGGGGTCCATTTTGTCGTCAGCGGGAAAGTAAGGTGTGCGGCTATGCGCATCCACAATCAAGTGTTCCTTACCCACTGACCATTTGACGTCAAAGGAGAAAATCGCCAGGTGTTCTCGAATGCGTTGAAGTCGGCTGTTGGCTAGGACGGTGTGTTTCTTGCCGTTAAAAGTGTCAAGGAGTGATTTGTGGTTTGTGATAACTGTGAAAGAAGGTATCCCACAAAGGTGtataattgcatttttctgCTGCCCACCAGATAGCGCTGGCTTCCAGTTCAATTGCTGCATAATTCTTTTGCGCATTTGATAATGCTTTTGATCCACATTGGATAAGTGTTGGGCTTCCATCAGGGTTCCTCTGAATTAAGCATACCCTAACCCAGGTAGGCGCAATGCAGCAGTCAACAATTCTGTGGGCAAATTGGCATCAAAAGGCTGGACCACAGAAGGAGAGCATAATAGCTTACGGGCGTGTGCAAATTCCCGATTGTGAATGTTCAGCCACAACCAGGAATTGTCCTTTTTTAGAAGAGATAGGAGATGCCCAATGATATGGGCCAGGTCTGGAGTAAAGGCCCTAACTGGTTGGCCAGGCCTAGAAAAGACCTGAGCTCAGTGAGTGATGTAAGTCTAAGTAAGTTAGCAATCACAGCGAGTTTGCCAGGATCAGGTTTGATACCTTCGTTGCTCACAATATGACTTGCAAACTTCACTGATTGTCTCATTTCTAATTTGGCACGGAAAAGCTGAATCCCGGCGTCCTCGCACATCTTGAGTACCATCCAGAATGGTTGGAGACCCTCATCTTTGGTCTCTGCTTGAATGAGCATGTCATCAACTAATTTCAATAACCGCAGACGGATATCCCGGAAATGGGAATCAGCCATGAGGTTGAAGGTATCCAAGCTAGAAATTAATCCCATTGGAACAACAGAATATCTCCACTTTCCGCATGGTCTAGGGGAATCTGAAAATAACCATGAATCGGGTGTAATTTAATGAACCATTTGCTGGTAGGCAGAACGCCTTTTAACACATCACTGGCGGATGCATATTGTTCTATAGGTCTTTTCACTGCTTTGTTGAGTTGTCTATAGTCGTAACTAGGCGCACTTTTTGCCACCTGGTTTTTCAATGAAGTGGGCAGGGGAAGTCCACTTGGTTGGTTTGTCCCACTTGACTACTGCTCCCGCTGAAATTAACTCATCCATTAAAGCgtcggattttttttaaattaattgGTATAGGTCGAGCAAAATAGTCCCCTGGCAAGGTTTTATTCCTCGAGATTGGTCAATCTCAATCTTTGCAGGTCCCCCACGATAGTTCCGGCTGCACTACCTAAAGAAGTGTACATGACATTGGGAAAATCCGCAACGCAGAGTTCCATGTTGTCGTCTCGCGGTGGATCAAGTCGTGGATCAACCTTTCCTCAAGTTTGTTTATGTTAGTGAAGCCGTACCCTAGTTTGGAGTTGGAAATTGTACCAAGATATCCCACTTTGTCTGAAGCGCCCTCCCCAGGTGTCTGAGGAGCCAGAAAATCCGGTAGAATTACCCCAAGATTGATAAGGTCATGCCAACCTATCAGAGATTTCCCCCTGAGATCCGGGGAGAAGATAACATCCAACAATGCCCCTCGTCCCAAGCATGGCAAGATGACTCGAGCGTTTACGCAAAT
This Tigriopus californicus strain San Diego chromosome 12, Tcal_SD_v2.1, whole genome shotgun sequence DNA region includes the following protein-coding sequences:
- the LOC131891666 gene encoding uncharacterized protein LOC131891666, which encodes MAVCPDQITGYPCRKRRLLANIPPLTPRPTFRTRPSVGPSISTNTHDHDDIPRPERVHASPFHMNIEPRNTYPIQLRPQPRPQVPQYWPQRVQPTRQMPTAYHESQYHGPPSQPNRQVNKCKVVRKLSDNTWIEMYVPWDGHSLEQASYAIKNFAESLEKSSTQKPCRCHKQRSADPPQETCPQPQAFKRSSPEPQPFTRSPYQPKAPRNSLPQPQSFTGGPPQPNTARVSRELSPPQTQLRKGSPHQPDTDQYSTHQPQPLTGIPHQPQIDHYGPLELQAPNYTAPQYPLPPKTNPLPPARSKFTFTEENHQVICSICQAPAESSHLNYGAYSCFSCRAFFRRSVQMELYPKFSCQYERQCEITIGNRNFCRCCRFEKCQKMGMKISAVLSLEQKRTRFRKYLGLRRMDEMNKSAEMKVALRSFRKKPSAVHEKDALLNEDST